The following are encoded in a window of Drosophila simulans strain w501 chromosome 3L, Prin_Dsim_3.1, whole genome shotgun sequence genomic DNA:
- the LOC6736990 gene encoding uncharacterized protein LOC6736990, with translation MSLSSVASSIQHGNKAARCGLSLNNKLVQALILLVACVLFGANMNYASFPPGTVIDIKLGDVALEQFSYTPTRDGYEFNYTLPDGTFRDEVGKVLSGTSAAQDLENANNLAKNHRPSRQQGLKVRKLSGKSLASLAG, from the exons ATGAGTCTATCCTCGGTGGCAAGCAGCATTCAGCATGGCAACAAGGCAGCTCGCTGTGGACTGAGCCTTAACAATAAACTAGTGCAGGCCTTGATCCTCCTGGTGGCCTGCGTCCTCTTTGGAGCCAACATGAACTACGCCTCCTTTCCACCTGGCACTGTCATCGATATCAAGCTGGGTGATGTCGCCCTCGAGCAGTTCAGCTATACGCCAACCCGCGATGGATACGAGTTCAA CTACACTCTTCCTGATGGAACTTTTCGTGATGAGGTTGGCAAGGTCCTGAGTGGAACTTCAGCTGCCCAGGATCTGGAGAATGCCAACAACTTGGCCAAGAACCACCGTCCCTCCCGTCAACAGGGCCTTAAGGTTCGCAAGTTGTCCGGAAAATCACTTGCATCTCTGGCCGGATAA
- the LOC6736991 gene encoding larval cuticle protein 65Ag1, which produces MKLLSQIFIITALIALASSAALEKGEREEELHFGFHTENGHQRNEAITYTVKPETVQDPKEVTTQKPVEYKGGYSFISADGYEYQVLYKANKNGFQPYVTAHKIKPDKS; this is translated from the exons ATGAAATTG ctaagccaaatatttataataactGCGTTAATCGCTTTGGCTTCATCGGCGGCTTTGGAGAAAGGCGAGCGAGAGGAGGAGCTTCATTTCGG ATTTCACACCGAAAATGGTCACCAGAGAAATGAGGCCATAACGTACACAGTGAAACCGGAAACAGTTCAGGATCCCAAGGAGGTGACAACCCAAAAGCCTGTGGAATATAAAGGTGGATACAGCTTCATCTCAGCCGATGGTTACGAGTACCAGGTCCTCTATAAGGCCAACAAAAACGGTTTTCAGCCCTATGTGACAGCCCACAAAATTAAACCGGATAAGAGTTAA
- the LOC27207930 gene encoding pupal cuticle protein 20 — translation MRLTTLFSLICIAIGYVRSQPAGYPSARPPATYLPVKPPAPPPRPPPPPPANSYGPPKKGNGKPPPAPPKPSYGPPPKNGNGKPPPSNAYLPPGNGNGGPSGGAGGGGGEDIPIIKLESKVNTDGSYMYEYETGNGIKAEEMGYLKNAGVAGAEAQTAEGSFSYTSPEGQEISLTYIADENGFQPQGDHLPTPPPIPIEIQEALDKLAAGGGCHGCDDNETGGNDDGGGGGYVYRRK, via the exons ATGAGACTGACCACATTGTTTTCCCTGATTTGCATCGCCATTGGCTACGTTCGGTCCCAACCGGCGGGCTATCCGAGTGCCCGTCCTCCGGCCACTTATCTGCCAGTCAAGCCACCAGCTCCACCGCCTCGCCcccctcctccgccgccggccAACAGCTACGGTCCTCCAAAGAAGGGAAATGGAAAGCCACCACCTGCTCCACCCAAACCCAGCTATGGGCCGCCACCCaaaaatggcaatggaaaacCACCGCCCAGTAACGCATACTTGCCACcaggaaatggcaatggaggACCTTCGGGAGGAGcaggcggcggtggtggtgagGATATACCCATCATCAAGCTGGAGTCCAAGGTCAACACCGATGGTTCTTATATG TACGAGTACGAGACTGGAAACGGAATAAAGGCCGAGGAGATGGGCTACTTGAAGAACGCCGGAGTGGCAGGGGCGGAGGCACAGACGGCGGAGGGTTCCTTTTCGTACACCAGTCCCGAGGGCCAGGAAATTTCACTGACCTACATTGCGGACGAAAACGGATTCCAGCCGCAGGGCGATCACCTGCCCACACCGCCACCCATTCCCATAGAGATTCAGGAAGCGTTGGACAAGCTGGCCGCCGGAGGTGGATGCCATGGATGCGATGACAACGAGACGGGAGGCAACGATGATGGCGGTGGAGGTGGCTATGTCTACCGACGAAAGTAA
- the LOC6736992 gene encoding Krueppel-like factor 7 translates to MHTTAQLDSLEQKRSASLIFRIEQLLPSTSITPTTMTTSSTETTLTATTSTASPAKRMRMSNPRPGVYTSQYTPKDTCSIAIPTSALLGSTVMPTDGGRSHCQLSNGELIVSGSLLRQIKLSEDVYSFNAIFELHGGQVRVRLVRDVAREDEIVAWFGEELVLLMGIPFLTPLNIQGNSRYMCHLCHLTFETPHPLKIHLALGCGRSAMDILWMRLHYALKAAARSHTETQHSPIPATSSTSSASPTHSPPPQMPPRFSAFRPIAALTQSMPMVPVTAAATPLSYLPSMSMATAPLSTNPMNAAAQIEAIVSNMGASKQGHLCIYCGKVYSRKYGLKIHIRTHTGFKPLKCKFCLRPFGDPSNLNKHVRLHLQTHPSSSAGGADGGAGGADMDGDVDIEGETDADYQCHVCHKSYPRRRDLQRHMETRHGGHHSHSESRSSSTSTSSTTTMTATVTTSTSKSS, encoded by the exons ATGCACACGACAGCTCAACTGGATAGTCTGGAGCAGAAGCGCTCGGCCAGCCTGATCTTCCGGATTGAGCAACTCCTGCCCAGCACCAGCATCACACCGACCACCATGACCACTTCATCGACGGAGACCACATTGACGGCCACCACGAGCACCGCAAGTCCGGCCAAgcggatgaggatgagcaACCCACGACCAGGTGTTTACACCTCGCAGTACACGCCCAAGGATACCTgctccattgccattcccacgTCGGCTCTTCTGGGATCTACGGTCATGCCCACGGATGGCGGCCGCTCCCACTGCCAGCTGTCCAATGGCGAACTGATCGTATCCGGCTCACTGTTGCGGCAGATCAAACTCTCCGAGGATGTGTATAGCTTCAATGCCATCTTCGAACTGCATGGTGGGCAAGTGCGCGTCCGTTTGGTCAGGGATGTAGCCCGGGAGGACGAGATCGTGGCCTGGTTCGGCGAAGAGTTGGTTCTCCTCATGGGCATTCCCTTCCTGACGCCCCTAAACATTCAAG GAAACAGTCGCTACATGTGTCACCTGTGCCACTTGACCTTCGAGACACCCCACCCGCTGAAGATCCATTTGGCTCTGGGTTGTGGTCGTAGTGCCATGGACATCCTGTGGATGCGACTACACTACGCGCTGAAGGCGGCAGCAAGGAGTCATACAGAAACCCAGCACTCACCAATTCCGGCGACCTCGTCCACGTCTTCGGCCTCGCCCACCCATTCGCCACCGCCGCAGATGCCACCACGGTTCTCCGCCTTCCGTCCCATTGCAGCACTTACCCAGAGTATGCCCATGGTACCAGtaaccgcagcagcaactcctcTTTCCTACCTGCCCTCCATGTCGATGGCCACTGCACCGTTGTCAACGAATCCAATGAATGCAGCTGCCCAGATCGAGGCCATAGTCAGCAATATGGGTGCCTCCAAACAGGGTCATCTGTGCATCTACTGCGGCAAGGTGTACTCCCGGAAATATGGCCTGAAGATCCACATACGCACCCACACCGGATTCAAGCCGCTGAAGTGCAAGTTCTGCCTGAGACCATTTGGCGATCCGAGCAATCTTAATAAGCACGTGAGGCTGCATCTCCAGACGCATCCGAGTAGTTCCGCTGGTGGCGCCGATGGTGGAGCAGGTGGTGCCGACATGGATGGCGATGTGGACATCGAAGGGGAAACGGATGCGGACTACCAGTGCCACGTGTGCCATAAATCCTATCCACGCCGCAGGGATCTGCAGCGACACATGGAGACTCGGCATGGGGGACACCATTCCCATTCCGAGTCCCGGTCCAGCTCCACCAGCACCTCCAGTACAACCACAATGACCGCAACGGTGACCACATCTACGTCGAAATCCAGCTAG